CGCGGAAGGGCTGCGTGTTGGGGGACAACGCGTACGTCTTGGTGCGCACCAGCGCGCCCACGTCGGCGCCCACGCGCCACGTGCCGCCGAGCTGCTTGCCCAGACCCACGCGCGGGGAGAAGGTGAAGCCCTGGTCTCGGGTGAGCGTGTCCGAGCTGCCGAAGGGCAAGCCCGCGCCCAGGTGCACGCCCAGGTCCATGAAGCCGCCGCGCTGCTCGGACATGAGGCCCGCGCGAGCCTGGAGCCAGGGGGTGCCCAGCGCGCTCGTGGACGGCGTGGTGACGCCGAGGGCGCCGGTGTCCGGGCCCCACTGGGCGACGATGGGCACCTGCGCGCCCAGCTCGAGCCAGTCGGTGATGGCATAGGCGCCACTGAGGTGGACCGTCATGCGGTCGGAGACGATGACGCCTTGCTGCTCCCCACCGGAGACGAGCACCAGGGGCTCACTCTGATAGTGGCCGGTGATGCCGAGGCGGTACTCGCCGCGGGACATGAGGTCGCCGGTGGACAGCACGAGGCTGTCTTTCGCGCCGGGATTGAGTTGCAGTCGTTCCAGCTCGATGCCGGGGATGCGCTGCGTTTGAGCCTGGGCCGTCACGGCCCACAGCACCGCCAGCCCCCCGAGCCAGGGGTGATACACGTGTGATGACAAGGGTTCCTCCCCCTCAACGTGTCGCCAACAGGGCGCACGCGGGTTGTTCCGCCTACCATGAGACGCGCAGTGTTTTGCACGCAACGCGCCACATCCTTTGCGAGCAGGACCTGCGACGTCTGTGAGAGGGACCCGTGAAGTGGGTTGGGTTCGGACGCGCGCGGTTGACGTGTCAGCCGACCCCTGACGCCTCCTTCGGACGCGTCAATGACGTGTCAGGACAGGGGGCTTGGGTGGACGGCACAGGTGGGGACCGCACCCACCTGGTTGGGCCGTGACGCGCTGCGCTAGGTCTGGCCAGAAACATTGAGGCGCTCGGCGGTTGTTGTCCCCGCGAGGATTCCACCAAGATTCAAGGTCCTTGGGGACGCTTACGCTCAGCGCTTCACCGCTCCTCTGGGAGCAGTTCCTCGTCGGCGCGCTCGACGGGGAGGCGGGGTTGCGTCCGGAGCTGCGGTCCATCCTCCCTCGCTGGCAGCGTTCCCGGACGCTGGGCGCCCCGAGCACCGGGCAGCCGGACGAAGGCCCCAGCGTGGGGAGTCTGGCGCTGGTGGAGCGCCGCGCGCGGCTGGAGCCCGTGTGGCACGAGCTGGGCGGGATGATGGAGATGCTCTCCGCGGCCCCCCTGTCCGCGGGCCGGGTGGCGGTGCTCGCGGACCGGGAAGGCGTCATCCTGGCGACCCGCAGCTCGGGTGGGGATTTCACGTCCCACGCGGACTACGTGCGTCTGGTGGAGGGCGCCTGCTGGGACGAGACGTCGCGCGGGACGAATGCCATTGGGACGGCGCTGGCGGAGGCCTCGGCGGTCGCGGTGGTGGGCCCGGCGCACTACGCGCAGCGGCACCATGGGCTCGTCTGTTACGCGGCGCCGGTCCACGACCCGTTCGGTGAGCTGGTGGCCGTGCTGGACGTCACGGGCCCGGCGGGGGCGGCCGACCCATTGGTGCTGGTGGCGGTGGCGAGCGTGGCCCAGGCGGCGGAGTCCCGGCTGCGCGAAGTGGCGTGGGCCCGGGTGGCCGCGGCGGCGCGTGGCGGGTTGGAGTCGCGGCTGGCGCGTGAGGACGGCCCGGTGTTCATCGTCGAGTCGCCGGGGCAGGTGAGCCGGTTCAATGCCACCGCGCGGGTGTTGCTCGGTGGCCGGAGCGCCGTGTCAGTGGAGGCGGCGCTCGGGGTTTCGTGGCGGGCGCTGGCGGACGCGGCGCTGCGAGGGGCAGCCCTGGAGACGCGTGTCCTGTCGGCGGGGCCGACCTGGCGCGTCCACGCGGAGGCGGTGGGCACGGGCGGCGCGGCGCTCGCGGTGCTGGTTCGGTTGGAGCCGCTGGGCGCCAGGGTTTCTCAGGGGACCGCGGGGGCTGCGATTTCCGTCGGCGCGTTGGTGGAGCGTGGGGAGGATACGCTTGGCGCGGCTGCTTCGCAGCGTCCTCCGTACGACGCGCTCGGCGCAGGTGCTCCGTCGCCTTTGCTGCATGACGCGCTCGGCGTAGGTGGTCCGTCGCCTTCGCTGACTGAATCGCTCGGCGCGGCTGCTTCGCAGCGGCCACCGCGTCAGGGCGAAGGTCCATGGGCGCCGCTCCAACAGGGGCGCGAGGCGCCGCATCGAAAGACTCCCTCGTTGATCGGACCCTGGGCCTCGCTTGTCCCGGGCCGCGACGTTGCACACGGTTCTTCATCGAGCGGCCCGGGTCGTGCGCCCACCCAAGGTCACGACGCGCGCTCCCGCTCCACGCCGCTATCGGAAGCGCCGTGGCGAGCGCTCACGGGCAACGACGCGCAGCACCGCGCCACGCTGCGAGAAGCGGAGCGCTTCTCTCCCACGAGCCTGCCCGTGCTGCTGTTGTCGGAGACGGGCACTGGCAAGGAGTTGCTCGCTCGCGCCATTCACGCTGCCAGCACCGTCGCCACGGGCCCGTTCGTCGCGGTGAACTGCGGCGCGCTGTCTCCGGCGCTGCTGGAGAGTGAGCTGTTCGGTCATGCCCCCGGCGCCTTCACCGGGGCGCGGATGGGCGGCGCGGATGGGAAGCTCGCGGCGGCGGATGGCGGGACGCTCTTCCTGGACGAACTGGCGGAGATGCCGCCCGCGCTCCAGGTCCTTCTGCTGCGCGTCTTGGAGGACGGCAGCTACTCGCGCGTGGGCGAGTCCCGCGTGCGCCGCAGTCGCTTCCGTTTGGTGGGGGCCACCTGCCGGGACCTCGATGCCGCCGTGCGCAGCGGCGCCTTCCGTTCCGACCTCTACTTCCGGCTCCAGGGTGCCGTGCTGCGGCTGCCACCGCTGCGTGAGCGCACCGACCTTCCAGAGCTCGCCCAGGCACTGCTGGCCCGACTGGCGGAAGAAGAAGGACTGCCGCCGCCCGTCCTCACCGCCACCGCGCTGGCCCGCCTCGCCACGCATCGCTGGCCCGGCAACGTGCGCGAACTGAAGACCGTGCTGCGACTCTCCCTGATTCGCGCTGGCGGAGCGCCGCTGCTGGACGCGGACGCGCTCCCGCCGAACCTCGGCACTGTCTCCATGACCTCGCCGCACGTCGCGGCGTCGCGAGCCCCGGGCGCGCTGTTCCCTCTGGAAGGAACGCCCTCCATCCCACGGGGCGAGAGCGGACCGACTGCCCGTCCGCTCCGTGAGCTGGAAGCGCACGCCATCCAGGAAGCCCTGGCGCTCAGTGGTGGCAAC
This genomic window from Myxococcus hansupus contains:
- a CDS encoding sigma-54-dependent Fis family transcriptional regulator; this translates as MGTLTLSASPLLWEQFLVGALDGEAGLRPELRSILPRWQRSRTLGAPSTGQPDEGPSVGSLALVERRARLEPVWHELGGMMEMLSAAPLSAGRVAVLADREGVILATRSSGGDFTSHADYVRLVEGACWDETSRGTNAIGTALAEASAVAVVGPAHYAQRHHGLVCYAAPVHDPFGELVAVLDVTGPAGAADPLVLVAVASVAQAAESRLREVAWARVAAAARGGLESRLAREDGPVFIVESPGQVSRFNATARVLLGGRSAVSVEAALGVSWRALADAALRGAALETRVLSAGPTWRVHAEAVGTGGAALAVLVRLEPLGARVSQGTAGAAISVGALVERGEDTLGAAASQRPPYDALGAGAPSPLLHDALGVGGPSPSLTESLGAAASQRPPRQGEGPWAPLQQGREAPHRKTPSLIGPWASLVPGRDVAHGSSSSGPGRAPTQGHDARSRSTPLSEAPWRALTGNDAQHRATLREAERFSPTSLPVLLLSETGTGKELLARAIHAASTVATGPFVAVNCGALSPALLESELFGHAPGAFTGARMGGADGKLAAADGGTLFLDELAEMPPALQVLLLRVLEDGSYSRVGESRVRRSRFRLVGATCRDLDAAVRSGAFRSDLYFRLQGAVLRLPPLRERTDLPELAQALLARLAEEEGLPPPVLTATALARLATHRWPGNVRELKTVLRLSLIRAGGAPLLDADALPPNLGTVSMTSPHVAASRAPGALFPLEGTPSIPRGESGPTARPLRELEAHAIQEALALSGGNVAQAARRLGIARSTLYRMAERFGLVLPSRG